A genomic segment from Tessaracoccus defluvii encodes:
- the prfA gene encoding peptide chain release factor 1: MFENAQPLIDEYHELERQLADPDLHSDMGRSRRVGRRYAALRPIVEAIEEFRRLTDDRGAAAELAADDPGFAEEVDELDAALVVATERLTRLLAPRDPNDDADALVEIKSGEGGDESALFAGDLLRMYSRYAEQVGWKVEVLDSQETDLGGYKSVTAAVKAGSAGEFRPYGRLKFEGGVHRVQRVPVTESQGRIHTSAAGVLVMPDVEADEVEINDDELRIDVYRSSGPGGQGVNTTDSAVRITHLPTGVVVSCQNERSQLQNRESAMRMLRARLTQLAEAEAAAAASDARKSQVRTVDRSERIRTYNFPENRITDHRIGYKAHNLDAVLQGALTPLLDALAEQDLAERLAGVGGE; the protein is encoded by the coding sequence CGCGTCGGGCGACGCTACGCCGCGCTGCGGCCGATCGTCGAGGCGATCGAGGAGTTCCGCAGGCTGACCGACGACCGGGGGGCGGCGGCTGAACTGGCGGCCGACGATCCCGGTTTCGCCGAGGAGGTCGACGAGCTCGACGCCGCGCTCGTGGTCGCCACGGAGCGCCTGACCCGCCTGCTCGCGCCGCGCGACCCCAACGACGACGCGGACGCGCTCGTCGAGATCAAGTCGGGCGAGGGCGGCGACGAGTCGGCCCTGTTCGCCGGCGACCTGCTGCGCATGTACAGCCGCTACGCGGAACAGGTGGGGTGGAAGGTCGAGGTCCTCGACTCGCAGGAGACCGACCTGGGCGGCTACAAGTCCGTGACGGCGGCCGTCAAGGCGGGCTCCGCGGGAGAGTTCCGCCCCTACGGGCGGCTCAAGTTCGAGGGTGGCGTCCACCGCGTGCAGCGCGTTCCCGTCACCGAATCCCAGGGCCGGATCCACACGTCGGCGGCAGGGGTGCTCGTGATGCCCGACGTGGAGGCCGACGAGGTCGAGATCAACGACGACGAGCTGCGCATCGACGTCTACCGCTCCTCCGGGCCGGGAGGACAGGGCGTCAACACGACCGACTCGGCGGTGCGGATCACCCACCTGCCGACCGGCGTCGTCGTGAGCTGCCAGAACGAGCGCTCGCAGCTGCAGAACCGGGAGTCGGCCATGCGCATGCTGCGGGCCCGCCTCACGCAACTGGCCGAGGCGGAGGCCGCGGCGGCGGCCTCCGACGCCCGCAAGTCCCAGGTGCGCACGGTCGACCGCTCGGAGCGGATCCGCACCTACAACTTCCCCGAGAACCGGATCACCGACCACCGCATCGGCTACAAGGCGCACAACCTCGACGCCGTCCTCCAGGGCGCGCTGACGCCGCTGCTCGACGCGCTCGCTGAGCAGGACCTGGCGGAGCGCCTCGCGGGGGTCGGCGGTGAGTGA
- the prmC gene encoding peptide chain release factor N(5)-glutamine methyltransferase encodes MSELAYEAAGRLARSGSASPGPDARLLVAHVLGLRPGELMLVDEVSDEARAAVDALVERRAAGEPLQHLTGEAYFRRETLAVGPGVFIPRPETEVMVGWALDRLAARPDGERRVVELCAGSGAITAALTGELGGLDAHAVEISPEAFGYLERNLAGRGVGLVLGDMGDAFGELDGTVDLVIANPPYVPAGHRNLLPSDVVDHDPGIALFSGADGLDALRVVAAVAARLLRPGGLVTAEHDESHAPAVRALFAEAGFLDVVTHDDLARRPRFVTARLP; translated from the coding sequence GTGAGTGAGCTCGCCTACGAGGCGGCCGGGCGGCTCGCCCGGTCCGGCTCCGCGAGCCCCGGCCCCGACGCCCGCCTGCTGGTGGCCCACGTGCTCGGGCTCCGGCCTGGGGAGCTGATGCTGGTCGACGAGGTCAGCGACGAGGCCCGCGCCGCCGTCGACGCCCTCGTCGAACGGCGGGCAGCGGGGGAGCCGCTGCAGCACCTGACGGGCGAGGCCTACTTCCGCCGCGAGACGCTGGCCGTCGGCCCGGGCGTGTTCATCCCGCGGCCCGAGACGGAGGTCATGGTCGGCTGGGCCCTCGACCGGCTCGCGGCCCGTCCCGACGGTGAGCGTCGGGTCGTCGAACTGTGCGCCGGCTCCGGCGCCATCACGGCGGCGCTCACTGGAGAGCTGGGCGGCCTGGACGCGCACGCCGTCGAGATCTCGCCCGAGGCCTTCGGCTACCTGGAACGCAACCTGGCCGGCCGCGGGGTCGGCCTCGTGCTGGGCGACATGGGGGACGCGTTCGGGGAGTTGGACGGCACGGTCGACCTCGTGATCGCCAACCCGCCGTACGTGCCTGCGGGGCACCGGAACCTGCTGCCAAGCGACGTCGTCGACCACGACCCGGGCATCGCCCTGTTCTCGGGCGCCGACGGCCTCGACGCGCTGCGCGTCGTCGCCGCCGTGGCCGCCCGGCTGCTGCGGCCCGGGGGACTGGTGACGGCCGAGCACGACGAGAGCCACGCCCCCGCGGTCCGGGCCCTGTTCGCGGAGGCGGGCTTCCTGGACGTCGTCACCCACGACGACCTCGCCCGTCGCCCCCGTTTCGTCACCGCCCGACTGCCCTAG